The genomic stretch GCTGTCGGGACTGATGTTGGGCGTATAGAGCGTGCCGAACGGCGTCTCCATCGCGAGCCCGCCGCCGAAGGTCTTGCCGCGCGGCGCCGTGTGGCATGCGACGCAATCGCCCGCGCGCGCCAGATACTCGCCGCGCACGACCTGAGCGGGGCGATTGTCGGTGCCGGCAGGTGTGGCGGCTTCCGCCGCATTGGCGGTGGCGATGAACGGCGAGTGCGGCGTTATGGCAGCAACGGCGAATGCGGCGCCCGCTGCCAGCGAGAACGTCACACGGCGCGTGACACGCGCGGCGCGCTGCATGCGCGTCACGGCATTCATCGACACGGAGTTGGTCCAGATCAAACCGGGCGGCACGGCGCCAAAGAAGAGAGTCTTCATTCCGGTTGGCTCCCACATGCGAGCGGCAGCTTGCCGGGCAATCGCGGCACGGGACGCGGATCGGCGGGACGCGGCTGACGCGCGAGCCAGCTCGAGACGGCCGTGATGTCCTTGTCGTTGAGTTTGACGGCGATGCTATGCATGCAATCCGGCGCGAGGGCATGCCGCGTGCCCGAACGCCACGTGCCCATCTGCCCGGCGATATAGCTCGCATGCAGACCGAGCAGGCCGGGGACGCCAGGCTGTTGTCCCGTCAGACGCTCGCCGTGACACGCGACGCAGGCGGGAATGCCGCGCTTCGTGTCGCCTTGGACGACGAGCTGCTTGCCGTAATCGAGCGTCGCCTGCGGCAGCGGGTTTGTGTCGGCGTTCGGATAAGGCGGCTGCATGTCGGCGAAATACTGGCTGATCTTGCGCAGATATTCGTCGGGCAGAAAAGCGAGCAGATAGCCCATCGGAGGATAAGTGCGGCCGCCGTCGCGGAACGCCTGCAACTGGTTGAACAGATACTCGGCCGGCTTGCCTGCGATGCGCGGAAAATAATCGTTGTTGCGGCCTTGGCCCTGTACGCCGTGACAGGTGGTGCACGCATGCATTTTCTCGTCCATCGCCGATGGCGCGGACGCGTCGTTCGAGGCGGCGAACGATGTTTTCGCCCACACCGCGCAAAGAGCGCATAACAGCAACAGGATCGACGAGCCGATGGTTCTGCGATGCACGAC from Paraburkholderia phymatum STM815 encodes the following:
- a CDS encoding c-type cytochrome; the encoded protein is MHRRTIGSSILLLLCALCAVWAKTSFAASNDASAPSAMDEKMHACTTCHGVQGQGRNNDYFPRIAGKPAEYLFNQLQAFRDGGRTYPPMGYLLAFLPDEYLRKISQYFADMQPPYPNADTNPLPQATLDYGKQLVVQGDTKRGIPACVACHGERLTGQQPGVPGLLGLHASYIAGQMGTWRSGTRHALAPDCMHSIAVKLNDKDITAVSSWLARQPRPADPRPVPRLPGKLPLACGSQPE